A window of Sulfurovum riftiae contains these coding sequences:
- a CDS encoding NAD(P)-dependent oxidoreductase, translating into MLRNKRVGFLYPGDMGVFLAHSVQNSGYETLWCSEQRSQSTCQRAEQQDMVEVSSLVELCEQSSIIISICPPHAASDVAYQVLQQHFTGIFVEANAISPELSKRLSAAFAKKGVSYVDAAVFGGTNLTSKNTQIFLSGSKGEQIASIFSSGPVISKVISDEIGKASATKMCHSMYSKGIWAMLHTAVSAAEHYGIRDQLESLWIKNNVNFTENTYKNMQRTSKKAWRFSAEMNEISSTFHAAGLPDGFSKASSEVYRRLVKFKEYDQEPDIEEIINTLLRLDEQ; encoded by the coding sequence GGTTATGAAACACTCTGGTGTTCAGAACAACGTAGTCAGTCAACATGTCAAAGAGCAGAACAGCAGGATATGGTTGAAGTCTCATCTTTAGTCGAACTGTGCGAGCAAAGCTCCATCATTATAAGTATTTGTCCGCCACACGCTGCTAGTGATGTTGCCTATCAGGTACTTCAGCAGCATTTTACTGGAATCTTCGTTGAGGCCAATGCAATATCACCTGAATTATCAAAAAGGTTATCTGCTGCATTTGCTAAAAAAGGGGTTTCCTATGTCGATGCCGCAGTCTTTGGCGGAACAAACCTCACATCAAAGAACACACAAATATTCTTATCCGGATCAAAGGGAGAGCAGATTGCATCTATCTTCAGTTCGGGTCCCGTTATTTCAAAAGTTATCAGTGATGAGATTGGAAAAGCATCGGCGACAAAGATGTGTCATTCAATGTATAGCAAGGGAATATGGGCGATGCTTCACACAGCTGTTTCTGCCGCTGAACATTATGGCATCAGAGATCAACTGGAATCTCTTTGGATTAAAAATAATGTTAATTTTACTGAAAATACCTATAAAAATATGCAGCGTACCTCAAAAAAAGCTTGGCGATTTTCTGCTGAAATGAATGAAATCTCATCAACATTCCATGCTGCAGGTTTACCTGATGGTTTTTCAAAAGCTTCGTCCGAAGTATATAGACGATTGGTCAAATTCAAAGAGTACGATCAAGAACCAGATATTGAAGAAATTATCAATACTTTGCTCAGACTAGATGAACAGTAG